One window of Ziziphus jujuba cultivar Dongzao chromosome 5, ASM3175591v1 genomic DNA carries:
- the LOC107421410 gene encoding UPF0481 protein At3g47200 produces MAENEFDFVVSIEELSARKVVKRVDNTHSSGGHDQPVVSTFEAHEKHSTEKVISSTDSSWENKLERLMVEEEEQQGGDPATSHKPKIQTVPPMLRGQKNFEKYFEPRAVSIGPLHHGKPKLQVAEKYKPKLTKKFINNRSADNGKDLYMKIWNNIEMLRDCYDEAVTRNWDNQSLAWMLFLDGCSTLQFIHSFVTNELKIFKIKNDQIAFAQQDLFLLENQLPYQLLKLLMNDDDREVGNQNDEEKKKNKYEESIRTFIRMNVMAPKKYMHQIDVNMEKKQEPAHLLELLQSALIYQPPKKKQSQSKRKKPDPYRNKKKLDCRISYRNVQELKAAGIQLKPSSTSSLKDIDFNSLCFAGYLKLPQLIVDDSTGPLFFNLIAYEMCPDNIQTKYEVTSYVSFLDSLIDNAEDVKDLRSANILENSLGSDLEVAELFNEIGTDLVPNPEAYMKVKAKIQKHYKNKWTTWMAQVCHDHFSSPWTIMAFSAALVALALSGIQTWKSVFPDPGPCDNFCKNMTL; encoded by the coding sequence ATGGCTGAAAATGAATTTGATTTTGTGGTTTCCATAGAAGAGCTTTCGGCAAGGAAAGTTGTCAAGAGAGTGGACAACACTCATTCAAGTGGAGGCCATGATCAGCCTGTGGTTTCCACTTTTGAAGCTCATGAGAAGCACAGCACCGAGAAAGTAATATCATCAACTGATTCCAGTTGGGAGAATAAATTGGAAAGGTTAATggtggaagaagaagaacagcaAGGAGGAGATCCAGCGACATCCCACAAGCCAAAGATTCAAACGGTTCCACCAATGCTTCGAGGTCAAAAGAATTTCGAAAAGTACTTCGAGCCAAGGGCTGTATCCATTGGTCCTCTTCATCATGGCAAGCCAAAGCTCCAGGTTGCAGAGAAATACAAGCCTAAACTGACAAAGAAATTCATAAATAACAGAAGCGCTGACAATGGCAAAGATTTATACATGAAGATTTGGAACAACATAGAGATGCTGAGGGATTGCTACGATGAGGCAGTGACCAGAAACTGGGACAACCAGAGCTTAGCCTGGATGTTGTTCTTGGATGGCTGTTCAACACTGCAGTTCATTCACAGCTTTGTTACGAATGAGCTAAAGATCTTCAAGATCAAAAACGATCAAATTGCTTTTGCTCAACAGGATCTCTTCTTGTTGGAGAACCAACTTCCCTATCAACTGCTCAAACTCTTGATGAATGATGATGACAGAGAAGTAGGCAACCAAAATGacgaggagaagaagaagaataagtaTGAGGAATCCATCAGGACATTTATCCGAATGAATGTTATGGCACCTAAGAAATACATGCACCAAATAGATGTAAACATGGAAAAGAAGCAAGAACCAGCTCATCTTCTGGAGCTCCTCCAATCAGCACTTATTTATCAACCACCCAAAAAGAAACAGTCTCAATCCAAAAGGAAAAAGCCTGATCCCTATCGCAATAAGAAGAAATTGGATTGTAGGATATCTTATCGCAATGTTCAAGAACTAAAAGCTGCTGGCATCCAGTTGAAGCCAAGTTCAACTTCCTCCTTAAAAGATATAGATTTTAATTCTCTTTGCTTTGCAGGTTACCTCAAACTTCCTCAATTGATAGTGGATGATTCAACAGGGCCTTTGTTTTTCAACCTCATAGCCTATGAGATGTGTCCAGATAATATCCAGACCAAATATGAAGTTACCTCCTATGTAAGCTTCCTTGATTCTCTCATTGATAATGCAGAGGATGTTAAAGATCTAAGGTCTGCAAACATACTTGAGAATTCTCTTGGAAGTGATTTAGAAGTAGCAGAACTCTTCAATGAAATAGGAACCGATCTGGTTCCTAATCCTGAGGCATACATGAAAGTGAAGGCCAAAATCCAAAAACACTACAAAAACAAGTGGACGACATGGATGGCTCAAGTCTGTCACGACCATTTTAGCAGTCCATGGACTATCATGGCTTTTAGTGCTGCCTTGGTTGCACTAGCTTTGAGCGGTATACAGACTTGGAAATCTGTGTTTCCTGATCCTGGTCCCTGTGATAATTTCTGCAAGAACATGACATTGTAA